One genomic segment of Mytilus galloprovincialis chromosome 5, xbMytGall1.hap1.1, whole genome shotgun sequence includes these proteins:
- the LOC143076811 gene encoding ubiquitin-conjugating enzyme E2 D3-like: MATKRLNKELKELAGNPSPGCSAGPINDDMFNWEGRIQGPDGTPYAGGLFYLRLTIPSDYPLKPPKVKFTTKIYHPNISGSSGEICLGVLKSNWAPSLDIRKLLLNIVSLLSTPDPDDPLDTDAAKLYESDRKLYDKTATEWTRKYAM; this comes from the exons CAAAAAGATTGAACAAG GAACTTAAAGAACTTGCTGGAAATCCTAGTCCAGGTTGTTCGGCGGGCCCTATAAATGATGACA TGTTCAATTGGGAGGGCAGGATACAGGGACCA GATGGAACTCCTTATGCTGGAGGATTGTTTTACTTGCGGTTGACGATTCCCAGTGATTATCCTTTAAAACCACCAAAG GTAAAATTTACAACAAAGATTTACCATCCAAACATAAGTGGAAGTTCAGGTGAAATATGTTTAGGTGTACTTAAGTCAAATTGGGCGCCATCTTTAGACATACGTAAAC TGTTACTAAATATAGTATCGTTATTGAGTACTCCAGATCCTGATGATCCACTTGATACAGATGCTGCAAAACTTTATGAATCAGATAGAAAATTATACGATAAAACAGCGACGGAATGGACACGAAAATACGCCATGTAA